gtttctataattcattttttaattcaTAGCTTTTGCatctcagtactcaatactcactactcatgagtacttttaaatgagctactcttttactcttacttgagtagtttttagtacAGGTACAtttactcaaactacattttttaagaagtaacagtacttttacttgagtattatttttcagtactctttccacccctgtacACGACTATTGATTTTTAATGGTCGACTAGTCAAGCCTATTAGTCGAGTCGAAATCGACTAGTTGTGATGtcatttcaccccaaaaccaCCACTCACCCGACCATCTAGCCTGCACTTCCTGTTGCTGCAGGCGGATTCCTCTTGCAGCCGCTTGTTGGGATGGTCAGGCGGACACAGAATCTAGCATGCAGACTACAGTTGGGATGTATTCCATCATGTCAATGGACTCCAACTCGAAGCGCTTTTCTAAACTAACACCAGATTGCGTTCTTGAAGGAGCGAACAGCATCCAAGTCAGATTTTCTAACACACAAAGTTGACAATCAAGATGTGTTCTGTCAGGTCTTTGGACTCCAACTTGAAGCACTTTGCTAACTGTCATCGAATTGTGTTCTTGAAGTAGCGAACAGCATCCAGATCAGCATAACACTAGTATTTTGGTTTGCATATATTGCAGATTACAGTAGCATTTTTATCAGAGTAGCCTATGTTATGTTTTTAACAATATCATGGTTGATACAATGCTATGCGCATGTGCAATACAGAAATGGAGAATGCGTGAGACTGTTGTTGATCTGTTGATGTGTTGCGTTGAGCAGAGCAATAAAGTACACAAACAGTTCTGAAGTGCATACTGTTTGCAGCCAAgtagagaaatttcatgtaatttaacctTTGGACCTGGCCactttaagaaccagagttttgtgacacctgctttttggcactctctcatgttagagACGTGAGAACATATATAGCGCAAGAGCTcacggttttgttcatcgtttgagaattcTTTTGGTAAATATACAATTTCAAACAAGAtgtttataaattgcattaaatatgtgttcagaagagttgtatgttaaaattgagtgttatgGATAACTTTTGAAGGatacatatggattgcatgtgtggagtttgaccacgttttgtgcacatgcgaggactgggtagtcaagtcaaatttagtattaatcatatcttatttagtGGTTTATAgccttattcttttttttttttttttttttttaaatacaatacaaatacaatacataGACCgtgttattttttaaagaagagctgtcagaataaaacctcaaaagatatttttgtatcctgtgatgattattttcaacccactgTCTACATGTGTGTGTATCTTTTAATATGAGTCTGACAGAACATCACATCCTATATTTGCCTatattgtgccttttttttttttctcccaagttggaatgcccaattcccaatgtgcttttaagtcctcgtggtcgcgtagtgattcgcctcagtccgggtggcgaaggacgaatcccagttgcctccacatctgagatcgtcaacccgggcatcttatcacatggctgtgCACGTTGAGCACGttgccgcggagacatagcaaccacgctcaactcaccacacgccccaccaagaatgaaccacattatagtgatgtcgaggaggttaccccatgtgactctaccctccctagcaaccaggccaatttggttgcttaggagacctggctggagtcactcagcatgccctgggtactagcaaactccaggggtggtagcctgcgtctttaccactgagctacccaggccccttattgTGCCTTTTTTAATGCAGAGCCACTGGCCTTCACACCCGGTTTATTTCCTACAGACGTGTTTTATAAATAACATAGTGAGCGACTAATCGACTTCAGGCTGACATGCCGACTACGTTAGTTGTAGTCGACGAGTCTGGGCAACCCCTATTATCTTGTTTGTGTTTCAAACTCCTGTCATGACAATGTAAAGCCAGTTAAACCCAGTAACTTTCACAAGATACgtgcaaggataccagaaagggaTGTTATGTGACTAACCATGAAGTACTGTCTACACCAGTGGTGattcctcagggccagcaaagccttctctgctgatgcaatatgcctaataaataaatattttttcatcctttcactctcattgacctttttgcctatgtattttcaatcgctttccactcctaattcatctacaaacgaatagcaaaaaacaaaaagtttatccaatcagaatttattcctcgatgcttacagcaaattgtgacaactgtttcacaaatcacatacccgaagccatgctccttagctggAGTCTAAgatccaccccgtcaggccttcagaatttctgcagaatccctcaacactgcagtgaataggcatctaaagtcagattgtcagaatcgtcagccaatcagattgatttatttgttcttggtgggtgtggtctttaggatatgtcacagtccaggccttctagctggccttgagtgatgcaatcacgctttaagtgatgtacgtaatttgaaagcgaagggtgcaagatcttgctgacgagttggctgtcactgccacatcagcattgagaaagagatccttatggatttaaaacccTGAGATGCTCTGCATGATCatgcaattgattaattaaacaggaaaggaggactgattttcacttcaagcaaattggtaagtgctttttgcactgttatagcaacatcaggagttttctaagtgtaaataaggctgcttgagcattcagtgtcggatcaagttttgaaaagtacgtaagtaagaaaagtaagaaaatacggtgttttcttaatggcatgaatcgcacagaaggcctagacttaaaatgcacgggctgcCACTGGTCTATACTGAGCAAATTTCACCTACATGAATTACATCAGTAGCATGTTCTAAAGAACAGCAGTCCcaacagtaaataataaaaatatttgaacaaAGAATTAGTACATTTCTAATTTCTGTGTAAGTGCATTAATGAAAACTTTGTTTGCTTTCACAAAACTGGAGgataagtctaaattattttctgtgataatcaAAAGCGTGTCACAGATGCTATCTATTGAGTTTTActttaacccagaacattcctaaGTCCTGCAATATGGAACAGAACTAGAAATGAGCAAGgacatgttacatgtaaatgtTTTCTGTTTTGATTGTATTCTCTAACAGTTACATCCTCTTCTTAAAATCTGATAAAGCCACTTCACAATGTGTTCCTCTTCCTTAAAATTCCAATATACTTTAATTAGGCTCTGCAGCTAGTTGCAACAAAGCCCTTAAGTTAAGGAAACCCTTAGTAATAATATCCTTACAATTAACTGAAGGGGTTAGTTGCAATTTGTCACTGTTTTACCCTGATTTTAATGGAATATGTGCCACAACAAACAACTTCAAAGGTCAATAATGTCACTACTGATGCTAGCCAAGTCATCCTGATGACTGACATTCAAGTAACTGCACCCACTTCTGCTATTCAATTGTGAACTGTCAAGGTCAGGGGTTAGAAATGGCCTAGTGTTTTCTGCACTTGGCACCAGGGCATGGCCAGTGCTTGGGGATGGATGCAGCGAGACAGGGCAGGACAGTGAGGAGGGTACTGGTGCCTCCGAGACCCAACGGAAGCCCTGATGGGTGGGTGTAGGGGGGGCTGTGACCTGTCGGCTAGGCACAGCACTAGGTATGGAGCGATCCAGACCTACGTAGGACTCTGTGAGCAGTGTGTGTTCATCACTACTCAATGACAGTGTGATCTGGGGTTCACTATTCCGTCGCATCCACAACTCTGGAGATGGAGGTGATAGTGGTCGCAGTGGTTGGAACAGACTTCCGCCCCTTAACAGATGCTCAAGATGAAGCGCCTCATCAATACTACGGCTCAGGTCAATAGGGGTTGGAGGGCGCAGGTCAAAGTCATAGAGCGAGCTGGTTGACTCCTTGTCCCTGTCCAAGCTACTACTTACAGATCGCTGAGGTGGCAGCACAAGTGCCTGCAGCCTTAACTCTACTGAACCCCCTGCGAAGCTCTTTAGATTGCTGTCTTTGAGTAGGTCATGATTTCGTATCATGCTGTTGCTAATGTCTGCCCCTGATTGCTCCTGTCCTGCCCAGTTATTGGACAACTCTCTGACTGCTCCACCACTGCTGGACCCTCCAGTCCCATTGCTTTCAGATTTCTTTTGTTGCCTGACCTTCAGGCTCTGCACAATCTTTGCCCAGCATGTATGTCTACCAGTAGAGTTTGATGGGTGCGAGGATGAGGGCTGGTTTTCTGAGGCAGCTTCTTCCTGTCTTGGTGCTCCACATATTTGGCCTCCACTGGGTCTCCAGAAGACCCAGGAGGACACCAAAAGCAGGCAGAAAGCCCAAGCAAGCTCCAACAATCTTGCCCAAAACTGGCAGAGCCACCAAGCCCAACAGAAGCGCCTCCAGTCTCCTAGAAGCCCATATAACCACAGGCAGGCGTATATGTGCAACAGACAGCACACTACCCCAAGAAGAGCACACACTGCCAGTACCCTTGCCAAAACTCGCACCCTCCCTTCACCCATGCCCTTATTTCCAGCCTGAGGTGCATGTGTTTGTGAGAGGTGTGGCAAAGCCAGGAAGAGATACCCTAAACACAGTGCCAGGCCTGCAGTCAGTGTGAGGCTCTGTAGGATGACGGGAACAGCTGGTGAGAGAGCAGGTGAAAGTAAGTCTGCAGCAAGTAGCAGAGTGCATTGTAAAACAGCCAACACTCCCAACAGAGGGGGGCTCTGAAGTGCTGGAGGTAGCAAAGTTGCTCCTGCTTCTTTTAGTGCAAGTATAACCAATGCAGCCTGTGCCAAAATAAACAGCGGCAAGGGGAGCGTGTATAAAGCTATTATGACAGGAGGTGGCAGAATGAGTCGTGTCCCATAAGGGTCGAGCAAGAAGTGGCCAGCTCTAACTGTACCCACAACTAGCAAGAGGCTGTTGGCAAGCACCAGTTCACCACGGTGAgggcaatgcatgctgggagctAATGCTAAGCCAAGGACGGCACCAGCAGTCAAAAGAAGGAAGAGGGCAGCAGAACCAAATACATGCAGCTCCCATGCAAATGACAGTGTGCGACGCAGGTCCCCCCACACTAAAACGCTCCCATTTGTGGCACCAGATTTATTAGGATCATTGAGATCTTTGGAAAAAACACAGGGGTCTGCACCAGTAGCACAGTGGGCCTTGGGTAGGGCAGGCGTTGGGGAGACAGTGCTTGACTTCACAGGTAGGACTACTCTCTGCGAGATTGACGGGTCCATCTCTGtgtattttgcattgttttccgagaATATGAAGCGGCCACGTCCAATTGGGCGAGAAGATGTAGTCCTCAGAAAAGTGTTTTTACCTGTGGAGAGCagcagacagaaaaaaaatatctgagGTAACTGTGTTAAATGTATAGTAAGATCAAAAACATAACTTCTTTAACACATAAAAATGTACAATTGTTTTTATACCATTTTCAGTGAATCACTATACAATGGATAgattctgactctaaattctggaTGACTGAACAACGTTCAAAGCTTCTGTAAAATACCTGCCTGTGTATGCTTATCAGTAGAATTCTGTATTAATGCAGCAAGCTGATTTGACATTGCTTTGCAAACGAAAACAGCCAACATAACTTTATTACTTTGTGGAAGAATTGTCTATTATACTTTttcttaataataaatgtaattatttattgaacactGGTGGGTTTTACCATATTATTGTTGTTGCTGCTTTATAAAACCAAACCAACTCAAGGcagtgttacagtgatttttatCATGGTTAAGGGGATTTTTGGCACTCTATGTCAAGTCGTGTCTACAGTAAGAACAccttttttattgatattttattgttAATCACAAGTACATGTACAACATTgcctcttttttggggggggggggggattttctcccctttttctcctcaatttggagtgccca
This sequence is a window from Myxocyprinus asiaticus isolate MX2 ecotype Aquarium Trade chromosome 33, UBuf_Myxa_2, whole genome shotgun sequence. Protein-coding genes within it:
- the LOC127424724 gene encoding proline-rich transmembrane protein 4, with the translated sequence MVPLLQFFLFLPLIQPITNHVHGNSLSPPTVPSKSVSYSLKSRTDAAVKKNYHGFAGNAALEMFRPFLGIGNTKHIFYGKNVIKQSGSPNERVERIKTGDTLSRKTESRVQLLVSPKNRVKRQPIHTDMLPKDAANNTEPKSHSTEWPIANHSADFSLFQGSESTKDNPETEFKETDWSTVGSGDMLIAAEIGFIGSSTDAVRSTGKENAQYGPQVQNAYSVLASVVTAHTDPTVNPSRHTRPLVPAPANEKNASRSDFQATSNRTNHWDANGTQLEIGRFGIATPTATQPESQFTTLRSYSKTTTASTSTVNLQLKTPLPEVDTIIYNNSQPVSTAQSTSTTIPIDQSTGTGTTGTVTSTTNKTRETTTLTAKLSGKTDQQNIKGKNTFLRTTSSRPIGRGRFIFSENNAKYTEMDPSISQRVVLPVKSSTVSPTPALPKAHCATGADPCVFSKDLNDPNKSGATNGSVLVWGDLRRTLSFAWELHVFGSAALFLLLTAGAVLGLALAPSMHCPHRGELVLANSLLLVVGTVRAGHFLLDPYGTRLILPPPVIIALYTLPLPLFILAQAALVILALKEAGATLLPPALQSPPLLGVLAVLQCTLLLAADLLSPALSPAVPVILQSLTLTAGLALCLGYLFLALPHLSQTHAPQAGNKGMGEGRVRVLARVLAVCALLGVVCCLLHIYACLWLYGLLGDWRRFCWAWWLCQFWARLLELAWAFCLLLVSSWVFWRPSGGQICGAPRQEEAASENQPSSSHPSNSTGRHTCWAKIVQSLKVRQQKKSESNGTGGSSSGGAVRELSNNWAGQEQSGADISNSMIRNHDLLKDSNLKSFAGGSVELRLQALVLPPQRSVSSSLDRDKESTSSLYDFDLRPPTPIDLSRSIDEALHLEHLLRGGSLFQPLRPLSPPSPELWMRRNSEPQITLSLSSDEHTLLTESYVGLDRSIPSAVPSRQVTAPPTPTHQGFRWVSEAPVPSSLSCPVSLHPSPSTGHALVPSAENTRPFLTPDLDSSQLNSRSGCSYLNVSHQDDLASISSDIIDL